From Arthrobacter sp. FW306-2-2C-D06B, a single genomic window includes:
- a CDS encoding transketolase → MERIERVGAAATRIRHHALNMGEVQGQGYVGQALGAADMLAAVYADQLRYRANDPEWEGRDRFLLSTGHYAIGHYAALAEAGIIPVEELESYGSDDSRLPMSGMSTYTPGMEISGGSLGHGLSIAVGMALGLRHRAQSEEGSGARVYNFLSDGELDEGSTWEAAMGAHHHQLGNLTAMVDINALQADGKTDTVLRTEPVMEKWKAFGWYTQRVDGNDVGALLAAFDNAAAQAAAVGRPSVILCDTKVGRGVPLLEEREKAHFMRIEEHEWQLCRKQLTAGSNGKAGR, encoded by the coding sequence ATGGAACGTATCGAACGCGTGGGCGCAGCCGCCACCCGGATCCGGCACCACGCCCTCAACATGGGCGAAGTCCAGGGGCAGGGCTACGTTGGCCAGGCACTCGGTGCGGCGGACATGCTAGCCGCGGTCTACGCGGACCAGCTCCGCTACCGTGCCAATGATCCCGAGTGGGAGGGCCGGGACCGTTTCCTCCTCTCCACGGGCCATTACGCGATCGGCCACTACGCAGCCCTGGCCGAGGCCGGAATCATTCCCGTGGAGGAACTCGAAAGCTACGGCTCAGACGATTCCCGCCTCCCCATGTCAGGGATGTCGACATACACGCCGGGCATGGAAATCTCCGGAGGGTCGCTTGGCCACGGGCTCTCCATCGCCGTCGGAATGGCCCTTGGCCTCCGGCACCGCGCTCAATCGGAAGAGGGCTCCGGGGCAAGGGTGTACAACTTCCTCTCTGACGGCGAGCTGGACGAAGGATCCACCTGGGAAGCCGCCATGGGCGCGCACCACCACCAACTGGGGAACCTCACCGCGATGGTGGATATCAACGCCCTCCAGGCAGATGGCAAGACGGACACCGTCCTCCGGACCGAACCCGTGATGGAGAAGTGGAAGGCCTTCGGCTGGTATACCCAGAGGGTGGACGGGAACGACGTCGGCGCGTTGCTGGCCGCGTTCGACAACGCAGCCGCCCAGGCCGCCGCCGTCGGGCGTCCTTCCGTCATCCTGTGCGACACGAAGGTGGGGCGCGGCGTGCCGCTGCTCGAGGAACGTGAAAAGGCGCACTTCATGCGCATCGAAGAACACGAATGGCAGCTCTGCCGCAAGCAACTGACTGCAGGATCCAACGGGAAGGCCGGCCGATGA
- a CDS encoding Mov34/MPN/PAD-1 family protein, whose product MRPRQPIVHLSHQSAARILGLAELALPFESGGILVGYRESDDIVVSEVLLVPPESVGSSHYRRDGRVADTLLQEYLQTGSEIEGYVGEWHSHPAPIGPSRLDLRTLKELAAVAEGSVALIVCAFTKDQSHHTFHLRWARRTAGHRISLTTPELRQSYSAPSTPVPDQEIRQ is encoded by the coding sequence ATGAGGCCGCGCCAGCCGATCGTCCATCTGTCCCACCAATCTGCCGCACGTATTCTCGGCCTGGCCGAGCTGGCCCTTCCGTTTGAAAGCGGCGGCATCCTCGTCGGTTACCGCGAATCAGACGACATTGTCGTGTCCGAGGTGTTGCTCGTTCCACCAGAGTCCGTCGGTTCGAGTCATTACCGGCGCGATGGCAGAGTCGCCGACACGCTTCTTCAGGAATATTTGCAGACCGGTAGCGAAATAGAGGGATACGTCGGCGAGTGGCACAGCCATCCAGCCCCAATTGGACCAAGCCGCCTAGATCTCAGAACTCTCAAGGAACTCGCGGCGGTCGCAGAGGGGTCGGTGGCGCTCATCGTCTGTGCTTTCACCAAGGATCAGTCCCACCACACCTTTCATCTGCGTTGGGCCCGTCGCACGGCGGGCCACCGGATTTCACTAACGACCCCAGAGTTACGTCAGAGCTACTCCGCACCAAGCACTCCCGTTCCCGATCAGGAGATCCGTCAATGA
- a CDS encoding SAVED domain-containing protein: protein MNTLKPEISPDGPYFVSYRQSDGTDTAVPVAWLLRAAGLPVWHDQTDLPPGNTETRLDEALTGGLAGAVLVVTPEMQFSGVVRHRELPKLLELDRDPRFGFGIANTVRSTSGRVDYAAPDRILDQVPGTLSNKKQHSVDTAGERRQLIRDLVIAHIHQKRAAIRDADSTIRIMTQTRTPPQAWEEDTADLKVRIRPGQTGRLPNLEGLEDLALALPIVADGVSASGAKTVHISGGMHLSVALAVGAALPSTIVRKILVEDVDGNVWVSGPATQAHSDPELLVRHNHLVNTISPDGSSKVLVYMDLMPTPSDAALKTVLRDRAGEFVSFEHFKSRSGQMMSHTDAPSLAAEMLHKIKKISGENSNAEIHLLFRGPYALAVLLGRLLNTLRVVAYEWDDTPTKPDSGPAPRYEPVLTLCPSVPEGPISRIHPRQEPDAVMATATKN, encoded by the coding sequence ATGAATACATTGAAGCCAGAAATTTCCCCGGATGGCCCGTATTTCGTGTCTTACCGGCAGAGCGATGGCACGGACACCGCTGTCCCTGTTGCTTGGCTCTTGCGCGCCGCAGGACTGCCGGTGTGGCACGACCAAACGGACCTTCCGCCGGGGAATACCGAAACCAGGCTCGATGAAGCTCTAACGGGTGGACTTGCCGGCGCGGTACTCGTTGTGACCCCGGAAATGCAGTTTAGCGGGGTCGTTCGGCACAGAGAATTACCCAAACTGCTAGAACTGGACAGAGATCCGCGCTTTGGGTTTGGCATTGCCAACACGGTTCGAAGCACGTCCGGTCGCGTCGACTACGCTGCACCGGATCGAATACTTGATCAGGTGCCCGGAACGTTGTCAAACAAGAAGCAGCACTCCGTGGACACCGCCGGGGAACGGAGACAACTCATTAGAGATCTAGTCATTGCCCATATCCACCAAAAGAGGGCGGCGATCCGCGACGCCGATTCGACCATTCGAATCATGACCCAGACTAGGACACCACCCCAAGCATGGGAGGAGGATACGGCCGATCTGAAGGTCCGCATCCGGCCCGGCCAAACAGGACGGCTTCCAAATCTCGAGGGTTTGGAAGACCTTGCACTGGCGTTGCCCATCGTTGCGGACGGTGTTTCGGCCAGTGGCGCGAAAACAGTTCACATCAGTGGCGGCATGCATCTCTCTGTCGCACTTGCCGTCGGCGCCGCGCTGCCTTCGACCATCGTCAGGAAGATTCTTGTGGAGGATGTCGACGGCAACGTATGGGTGTCGGGGCCGGCTACGCAAGCGCATAGTGATCCCGAACTTCTCGTTCGGCACAACCACCTAGTCAATACAATCAGTCCGGACGGCAGCTCGAAGGTGCTCGTATACATGGACCTCATGCCGACGCCGAGCGATGCGGCGCTAAAAACTGTCCTTAGAGACAGGGCGGGCGAGTTTGTATCCTTTGAGCATTTCAAGTCTCGCTCCGGCCAGATGATGAGTCACACCGATGCGCCGTCTTTGGCCGCTGAAATGCTCCATAAGATCAAAAAGATCTCGGGCGAGAATTCGAATGCGGAGATTCACCTTCTCTTCCGCGGCCCATACGCGCTTGCGGTGCTGCTTGGAAGACTGCTCAACACCCTAAGGGTCGTGGCATACGAGTGGGATGACACCCCCACAAAACCTGATTCCGGACCAGCACCAAGGTACGAGCCGGTCCTGACTCTGTGCCCGAGTGTTCCAGAAGGACCAATCAGCAGGATCCATCCGCGGCAGGAACCGGATGCTGTGATGGCGACCGCAACCAAAAACTGA
- a CDS encoding nucleotidyltransferase domain-containing protein: MASTKQIGSNEGDRMALLSGEFSTALGRIEPGADKENAPEAHQLVRSVLESDATLAEYGIKSVLIGSYKRRVSIRRVKDVDVFCMLEELPVGVTSKEILDKFFEVLHGAFGRDSSGHQRTKRQDRSLQVDFPEFDLYVDAVPARPHWDKNSWEIPKRGQDNDWQQTNPDLLTSLTQQMNDAHAAMYVPTVKLLRQTRRALMGHSKPGGFFIEIATYQAFASGAVVGQNQADYYASALAVVAKLIKNHVDYGLSIGDPTLPGLPLSVRAKTEEFERLKTTFAGASESAARALAEEDRGKAALGFRNLLGVNGDGEEVFPMPAGYEEDGTKKERLIVPGDAHVPAGSRNFG; this comes from the coding sequence ATGGCGTCCACCAAGCAGATCGGCTCAAACGAAGGGGACAGGATGGCTTTGCTTAGTGGGGAATTCTCAACGGCGCTAGGACGTATTGAACCGGGGGCTGACAAGGAAAACGCCCCGGAAGCTCATCAATTGGTTCGAAGCGTGCTTGAATCGGACGCAACACTAGCTGAGTACGGGATCAAGAGTGTGCTGATCGGCTCCTACAAGCGACGCGTCTCGATTCGACGAGTAAAAGACGTTGATGTTTTTTGCATGCTTGAGGAACTTCCAGTCGGTGTGACGTCCAAAGAAATCCTGGACAAATTCTTCGAGGTTCTACACGGAGCTTTCGGCCGTGACTCCAGCGGGCACCAGCGAACGAAACGTCAGGACCGCAGCCTTCAGGTGGATTTCCCAGAGTTCGACCTATACGTCGATGCCGTGCCGGCGCGACCTCATTGGGACAAGAACTCCTGGGAGATCCCCAAACGCGGTCAAGACAATGACTGGCAGCAGACGAATCCGGATCTTCTGACCTCGCTGACGCAGCAAATGAACGACGCGCATGCCGCGATGTATGTCCCCACCGTCAAGTTACTGCGCCAAACGCGTAGGGCACTCATGGGCCATTCGAAGCCGGGCGGCTTCTTCATCGAAATTGCCACCTATCAGGCGTTTGCGAGTGGGGCAGTGGTGGGGCAGAACCAAGCAGACTATTACGCTTCCGCACTGGCCGTAGTCGCAAAGTTGATCAAGAACCACGTTGACTACGGACTCAGCATCGGAGATCCCACGCTGCCCGGGCTCCCACTCTCAGTGCGTGCCAAGACGGAAGAATTTGAGCGCCTAAAGACCACGTTTGCGGGAGCGTCTGAGTCGGCAGCCCGGGCCTTGGCAGAAGAAGACCGTGGAAAGGCGGCCCTGGGATTCCGGAATCTTTTGGGCGTAAACGGTGACGGTGAAGAGGTCTTTCCGATGCCTGCAGGCTACGAGGAAGACGGGACAAAGAAGGAGCGTCTCATCGTACCGGGCGACGCGCATGTCCCGGCAGGGAGCCGCAACTTCGGGTGA
- a CDS encoding ThiF family adenylyltransferase has product MKAAWDEELASHRAEFEEGLARAGFRLKESEWRGTVDRGGSTAQVTVVLPDQFPLSRPKVYPADEASVPWSWHRERDGALCLIAEEDYSDLWWINVGDFLAHVSRWFVEADRGWPNDRPDLDLDRYFESSTDSTLILYGDLDRYRNAYVRFARQANNTLVLKGLGRRKGNSYRKSFYGYIGELGELTVPPRSWEDIVALLPEGTTLESAITADCVRLLLLRYTRGEHHGVLTLDVQPNSNGGMSVQSRVSASTVLDARTLRAGPNRRVLCRKSVAIVGVGAIGSHTADLMMRAGIAKMTLVDSDVLKPGNVVRHLAGPAHVGLPKVEAVARTLKTSDGVKAIDVIPKVTRISRGEEALKLVEQHDLVIDTSADFSCTALLRAAAHAAGKQIVSGCIQNRGRTARVDILPARADQQPVPDSRGLQFNEDNVPDLYETGCASPVSPATPHIVGLAAALTSHYAVELLSEKPIALAGHVVHLGLEAPT; this is encoded by the coding sequence GTGAAAGCGGCATGGGATGAGGAACTTGCATCACACCGGGCCGAATTCGAGGAGGGCCTGGCCAGAGCGGGATTCCGGCTAAAGGAGTCCGAGTGGCGCGGCACTGTTGATCGTGGTGGATCAACAGCACAGGTCACAGTGGTTCTGCCCGATCAGTTCCCGTTGTCGCGCCCGAAAGTCTACCCAGCCGACGAAGCGTCAGTTCCCTGGTCTTGGCATCGAGAGAGAGATGGAGCGCTCTGCCTCATAGCTGAGGAAGACTACTCCGATCTCTGGTGGATCAATGTTGGTGACTTCCTTGCCCACGTCTCGCGCTGGTTCGTCGAGGCGGATCGAGGATGGCCGAACGACAGACCAGACCTTGATCTGGACCGATACTTCGAATCGAGCACGGATTCAACACTCATTCTCTACGGCGACTTGGACAGGTATAGGAACGCCTATGTGCGGTTCGCCCGCCAGGCCAACAACACACTCGTCCTCAAGGGACTTGGACGCCGCAAAGGAAACTCCTACCGAAAGTCCTTCTATGGATACATCGGAGAACTTGGAGAACTCACGGTGCCCCCAAGGTCTTGGGAGGACATTGTTGCGCTGTTGCCGGAAGGGACGACGCTTGAGTCTGCCATTACTGCCGACTGTGTGAGGCTCCTCCTCTTACGCTACACACGCGGAGAACACCATGGCGTACTCACCCTCGACGTCCAACCTAACTCCAACGGAGGCATGAGCGTTCAAAGCCGCGTCAGCGCCAGCACGGTATTGGATGCACGAACACTTCGAGCGGGTCCAAACCGTCGTGTTCTTTGCCGAAAGTCCGTGGCCATAGTCGGGGTGGGCGCCATAGGCTCACACACCGCAGATCTTATGATGCGCGCAGGCATTGCGAAGATGACCTTGGTGGACTCCGACGTGCTCAAGCCCGGAAACGTCGTAAGGCATCTCGCCGGCCCTGCCCATGTCGGGTTACCGAAAGTCGAGGCGGTTGCGAGGACCTTGAAAACCAGCGATGGAGTGAAAGCCATTGACGTCATACCCAAAGTCACGAGGATCTCCCGAGGCGAGGAAGCGCTGAAATTGGTCGAGCAGCATGACCTCGTTATCGACACATCCGCCGACTTCAGCTGCACAGCCCTACTTAGGGCCGCGGCACACGCCGCGGGCAAGCAGATCGTCAGCGGATGCATCCAGAACCGCGGGCGAACGGCTCGTGTCGACATCCTGCCAGCCCGGGCCGATCAGCAACCAGTACCGGATTCCCGTGGTCTTCAATTCAACGAGGACAACGTCCCAGACCTTTATGAAACCGGTTGTGCTAGCCCCGTTTCTCCGGCGACGCCGCACATAGTTGGTCTGGCGGCGGCCCTGACATCCCACTACGCCGTGGAACTTCTGTCAGAAAAGCCAATTGCGCTGGCCGGGCACGTCGTTCATCTTGGTCTCGAGGCACCGACATGA
- a CDS encoding transketolase family protein, with product MSTVTASKGAAPKLKTSAMIASFADPGQKTSAAPFGHALVKAAEADPRIVGLTADLGKYTDMHIFAKAFPERFFQMGMAEQLLFGAAAGLAETGLVPFASTYSVFAARRAYDFLCLDIAEPNLNVNIVGGLPGLTTGYGPSHQATEDMAIFRGMPNLTIVDPCDSVDIEQAVPQLAASDGPTYLRLLRGNVPTVLDEYDYAFELGKAKVLRGGNDVVFVSSGLMTMRALQAAEALAAHKVDVAVVHAPTIKPFDAATVLAELNTDRLAVTLENHSVVGGLFETVASAVVTAGLGKRVVPVALPDEFLDAGALPTLHERYGLSVQRIVAKVLAELG from the coding sequence ATGAGCACCGTCACCGCTTCGAAGGGTGCAGCCCCCAAGCTGAAAACCTCGGCCATGATCGCGTCCTTCGCGGATCCGGGCCAGAAGACTTCTGCCGCACCCTTCGGGCACGCGTTGGTGAAGGCCGCCGAGGCTGACCCGCGAATCGTCGGGCTCACCGCCGACCTGGGCAAATACACGGACATGCATATCTTCGCGAAGGCGTTCCCGGAGCGGTTTTTCCAGATGGGCATGGCTGAGCAGTTGCTCTTCGGTGCGGCCGCAGGGTTGGCCGAGACCGGCTTGGTGCCGTTCGCCTCGACCTATTCCGTGTTCGCCGCGCGCCGGGCCTACGATTTCCTGTGCCTCGACATCGCCGAGCCGAACCTCAACGTGAACATCGTCGGCGGACTCCCTGGGCTGACCACGGGGTACGGCCCCAGCCACCAGGCCACCGAAGACATGGCGATATTCCGCGGCATGCCGAATCTGACCATCGTCGATCCATGCGACTCCGTGGACATCGAACAAGCTGTGCCGCAACTGGCCGCCAGCGACGGTCCCACTTACCTGCGCCTCCTCCGCGGCAACGTGCCCACTGTGCTGGACGAGTACGACTACGCGTTCGAACTCGGCAAGGCGAAGGTGCTTCGTGGTGGCAACGACGTCGTGTTCGTGTCCAGCGGGCTGATGACCATGCGTGCGCTGCAGGCAGCGGAGGCGCTTGCCGCGCACAAGGTGGACGTCGCCGTCGTGCATGCGCCCACCATCAAACCGTTCGACGCCGCCACCGTCCTGGCGGAACTGAACACCGACCGCCTGGCCGTCACGTTGGAGAACCACAGCGTGGTGGGCGGCTTGTTCGAAACCGTGGCCTCCGCCGTGGTCACGGCTGGGCTGGGCAAGCGGGTGGTTCCGGTGGCGCTTCCGGATGAGTTCCTCGACGCCGGTGCGCTGCCCACCCTGCACGAGCGCTACGGATTGTCGGTACAGCGGATCGTGGCGAAGGTCCTCGCTGAACTGGGCTGA
- a CDS encoding GntR family transcriptional regulator, with the protein MAGATAPLLGLEKKSLREQALSALRTAITSGELAPGRHLVETELSDMLQISRGTLREALRQLEQEGLLSAGPRGRLSVRHLDAKEIRDIYSVRAALESLAARTLCELPDRQQVIASLRSAIDAMAAAAKGSLEERIESDLEFHRTMCRLTGNETLLHSWESLEGSIRMSIMFAGLEKGVKNMSVERHHDIVAAIETGDASLARKTILEHMDSAAAVLVA; encoded by the coding sequence ATGGCCGGAGCAACAGCACCCCTTCTGGGACTGGAAAAGAAGAGCCTCCGCGAGCAGGCGCTCTCTGCCCTGCGCACCGCCATCACCAGCGGCGAGCTGGCGCCGGGACGCCATTTGGTGGAAACCGAGCTGTCGGACATGCTCCAGATCAGCCGCGGGACGCTCCGGGAAGCCTTGCGGCAACTCGAGCAGGAAGGCCTGCTGTCCGCTGGTCCGCGCGGCCGGCTCTCCGTCCGCCATCTCGACGCCAAGGAAATCCGCGATATCTACTCCGTGCGGGCAGCCCTGGAGTCCCTCGCTGCGCGCACGCTCTGCGAGTTGCCGGACCGCCAACAGGTGATCGCCTCCCTGCGCTCCGCCATCGATGCCATGGCCGCCGCGGCCAAGGGAAGCCTCGAGGAACGGATCGAGTCCGATCTGGAATTCCACCGCACCATGTGTCGCCTTACCGGAAACGAGACCCTGCTCCATTCCTGGGAGTCGCTGGAGGGATCCATCCGGATGTCCATCATGTTTGCCGGACTGGAAAAGGGCGTCAAGAACATGAGCGTCGAGCGGCACCACGACATCGTGGCGGCCATCGAGACCGGTGATGCATCGCTGGCGCGCAAGACCATCCTCGAGCACATGGACAGCGCTGCCGCGGTGCTGGTCGCCTAA
- a CDS encoding MFS transporter: MTRPETTFPAPVPPSAMADAPRARLTLMIASLGFFLITLDILIVNVALTSIGKELGGGTASLQWVIDGYTLMFAALLLFAGNLSDRIGAKRALGWGIALFLVASVACALAPTSGVLIAARFLQGGAASIMLPASMALIRQAFPDPRRRAHALGIWAVGGAVAGAVGPLVGGLLTTLDWRLVFGINLPVCIAMLVLLASVATSPRRPTPFDWAGQAAAIVALTALMYGLITGGTEGFGTVPVIGSLVLAGVSLAAFLLIQARGRHPMMPLELFRSTGMRISLSVGFAFMVGHFGTVFVVSLFLQQHLGLTPLQAGFTFLPSAAFSIVGNIVSGTLSNRFGTRVPVVVGLTSMVVGLTAMLLTAPLGSPLLVGVFLIFTGSGGSIAMPQVTAVVLASVPSEKAGTASAVFNTFRQVGGAVAIAVFGALIADRTNFVHGMQTSFIIAASLLLLTALASLFIHSPDAGRS; this comes from the coding sequence ATGACTCGTCCCGAAACCACTTTTCCGGCTCCGGTTCCTCCCTCAGCCATGGCCGATGCACCCCGGGCACGGCTCACGCTCATGATTGCGTCGCTGGGGTTCTTCCTCATCACCCTCGACATCCTGATCGTCAATGTCGCGCTTACCAGCATCGGTAAGGAACTCGGGGGCGGAACGGCCAGCCTGCAATGGGTGATCGACGGTTACACGCTGATGTTCGCCGCGTTGTTGCTGTTCGCAGGGAACCTTTCGGATCGGATCGGTGCTAAAAGGGCGCTGGGATGGGGTATCGCACTGTTTCTGGTGGCGTCGGTCGCGTGCGCACTCGCGCCGACGTCGGGAGTGCTCATTGCCGCCCGCTTCCTCCAAGGAGGTGCCGCATCGATCATGCTGCCGGCGTCGATGGCGCTGATCCGGCAAGCTTTTCCCGATCCCCGCCGTCGCGCACATGCACTCGGGATCTGGGCGGTTGGCGGGGCAGTCGCCGGAGCCGTGGGACCGCTTGTCGGCGGCCTCCTCACCACACTGGACTGGCGGCTCGTGTTCGGCATCAACCTTCCCGTGTGCATCGCGATGCTGGTGCTCCTGGCTTCCGTTGCGACGTCCCCGCGACGGCCGACTCCGTTCGACTGGGCAGGCCAGGCCGCGGCGATCGTTGCCCTGACCGCGTTGATGTACGGACTCATTACGGGAGGGACCGAGGGCTTCGGCACGGTACCCGTGATTGGTAGCTTGGTGCTCGCAGGGGTTAGCCTCGCGGCTTTCCTTTTGATCCAGGCGCGCGGCCGGCACCCGATGATGCCGCTTGAGCTGTTTCGCTCCACTGGCATGAGAATTTCGCTCTCGGTCGGTTTCGCGTTCATGGTTGGCCACTTCGGGACCGTCTTTGTGGTCAGTCTGTTTCTCCAACAGCACCTCGGGCTGACACCTCTTCAGGCCGGTTTCACGTTCCTTCCTTCGGCGGCGTTCAGCATCGTCGGGAACATCGTCAGCGGTACCCTCTCGAACCGGTTCGGGACGCGGGTGCCGGTGGTCGTCGGATTGACGTCCATGGTGGTGGGGCTCACTGCGATGCTTCTCACGGCGCCGCTGGGGTCGCCGCTGCTCGTCGGTGTCTTCTTGATTTTCACGGGTTCGGGGGGATCGATCGCGATGCCGCAGGTCACCGCCGTCGTACTCGCGAGCGTCCCGAGCGAAAAAGCGGGCACGGCAAGCGCGGTCTTCAACACCTTCCGCCAAGTGGGCGGCGCGGTCGCCATCGCCGTCTTCGGCGCTCTCATCGCAGACCGCACGAACTTCGTCCACGGTATGCAGACCAGCTTCATCATCGCGGCGTCGCTTCTTCTTCTCACCGCGCTCGCCAGCCTTTTCATCCACTCGCCGGACGCCGGTAGGAGCTGA
- a CDS encoding ATP-binding cassette domain-containing protein, with product MSTATSTDTQSPELHTADTHDLIRVQGARENNLKDISIELPKRRLTVFTGVSGSGKSSLVFATIAAESQRMINETYSTFVQGFMPTMARPDVDLLEGLTTAIIVDQERMGANPRSTVGTATDANAMLRMLFSRLGQPHIGSPQAFSFNVASISGAGAVTVERGGTTTKERRSFSITGGMCPRCEGRGSVTDFDLTALYDGGKSLAEGALTIPGYSMDGWYGRIFSGSGFFDMDKPISKYTKKELHDLLHKEPTKIKVEGINLTYEGLIPKIQKSMLSKDPEGMQPHIRAFVERAITFTTCPDCDGTRLTEAARSSKIKGISIADACSMQISDLAEWVRGLDEPSVAPLLKGLRHLLDSFAEIGLGYLSLDRPAGTLSGGEAQRTKMIRHLGSSLTDVTYVFDEPTIGLHPHDIERMNKLLLQLRDKGNTVLVVEHKPEAIAIADHVVDLGPGAGSAGGEVVFEGTLEGLRSSGTLTGRHLEDRSTLKKTARKPAGALEIRGAAANNLRDVDIDIPLGVLVVVTGVAGSGKSSLIHGSLSGRDGVVSIDQAGIKGSRRSNPATYTGLLEPIRKAFAKANGVKPALFSANSEGACPTCNGAGVIYTDLGFMDTVSTPCEECEGKRFQASVLEYRLGGRNIAEVLAMSVKEAEEFFSDGEARIPAAHAILQRLADVGLGYLSLGQPLTTLSGGERQRIKLATHMGEKGGVLILDEPTSGLHLADVEQLLDLLDRLVDSGKSVIVIEHHQAVMTHADWIIDLGPGAGHDGGRIVFEGTPADLVAARSTLTGQHLAAYVGG from the coding sequence ATGAGCACGGCCACGAGCACGGACACGCAGTCGCCTGAGCTGCATACTGCCGACACCCACGATCTGATTCGCGTGCAGGGTGCCCGGGAGAACAATCTCAAGGACATCAGCATCGAGCTGCCTAAGCGCCGGCTGACGGTGTTCACGGGCGTCTCCGGTTCGGGCAAGAGCTCCCTCGTGTTCGCCACGATCGCCGCGGAATCGCAGCGCATGATCAACGAAACGTACAGCACCTTCGTGCAAGGTTTCATGCCGACTATGGCCCGGCCGGACGTGGACCTGCTCGAAGGACTCACGACCGCGATCATCGTCGACCAGGAGCGAATGGGCGCAAACCCCCGTTCCACAGTGGGTACCGCCACCGACGCCAACGCCATGCTGCGCATGCTCTTCAGCCGGCTTGGCCAGCCGCACATCGGATCGCCGCAAGCGTTCTCGTTCAATGTCGCCTCGATCTCGGGCGCGGGCGCGGTCACCGTAGAGCGCGGCGGCACCACGACGAAAGAGCGCCGCAGTTTCAGCATCACGGGCGGCATGTGCCCGCGCTGCGAAGGGCGGGGTTCGGTCACGGATTTCGATCTGACCGCCCTGTACGACGGCGGCAAGTCGCTCGCCGAGGGCGCCCTCACGATCCCCGGCTACAGCATGGACGGCTGGTACGGCCGCATCTTCAGCGGCTCCGGCTTCTTCGACATGGACAAGCCGATCAGCAAGTACACCAAGAAGGAACTCCACGACCTGCTCCACAAGGAGCCGACCAAGATCAAGGTCGAGGGAATCAACCTGACCTACGAGGGCCTGATTCCCAAGATCCAGAAGTCTATGCTTTCCAAGGACCCGGAGGGGATGCAGCCACATATCCGCGCCTTCGTCGAGCGGGCCATCACCTTCACGACCTGTCCCGATTGCGATGGCACCCGGCTCACCGAGGCGGCCCGCTCGTCAAAGATCAAGGGAATCAGCATCGCGGACGCGTGCTCGATGCAGATCAGCGACCTTGCCGAATGGGTGCGCGGGCTCGACGAACCGTCGGTGGCACCGCTCCTCAAAGGGCTGCGGCACCTCCTTGACTCGTTCGCTGAGATCGGGCTCGGCTATCTCTCGCTCGACCGGCCGGCAGGAACGCTCTCCGGCGGTGAGGCGCAGCGCACCAAGATGATCCGGCATCTGGGATCCTCGCTCACGGACGTCACCTACGTCTTCGATGAACCCACGATCGGATTGCACCCGCACGACATCGAGCGCATGAACAAGCTGCTGCTGCAACTGCGCGACAAGGGCAACACCGTGCTCGTCGTGGAGCACAAACCGGAGGCGATAGCGATCGCCGACCACGTGGTCGACCTCGGTCCCGGCGCAGGCTCCGCCGGTGGCGAAGTGGTCTTTGAGGGCACCCTCGAGGGGCTGCGTTCCAGCGGCACCCTGACCGGGCGCCACCTCGAGGACCGCTCAACCCTCAAGAAGACCGCACGGAAACCCGCGGGCGCACTGGAGATTCGTGGCGCGGCTGCGAACAACCTGCGCGACGTCGACATCGACATTCCGCTCGGGGTCCTGGTTGTCGTCACGGGCGTCGCCGGATCCGGCAAAAGCTCGCTGATTCACGGCTCGCTGTCCGGGAGGGACGGCGTCGTGTCGATCGATCAGGCGGGGATCAAGGGCTCGCGGCGGAGCAACCCCGCGACGTACACCGGGCTGCTCGAGCCCATACGCAAGGCGTTCGCGAAGGCCAATGGCGTGAAGCCGGCACTGTTCAGCGCGAATTCCGAGGGCGCATGCCCCACCTGCAACGGCGCGGGCGTCATCTACACGGATCTCGGGTTCATGGATACCGTGTCCACCCCCTGCGAAGAGTGCGAAGGCAAACGGTTCCAGGCATCGGTGCTCGAATACCGCCTCGGCGGCCGCAACATCGCGGAGGTGCTGGCGATGTCCGTGAAAGAGGCCGAGGAGTTCTTCTCCGACGGCGAGGCCCGCATTCCGGCGGCCCACGCGATCCTGCAGCGGCTGGCCGACGTCGGACTCGGCTACCTCAGCCTCGGCCAACCGCTCACCACACTTTCCGGCGGCGAGCGGCAGCGGATCAAACTCGCCACCCACATGGGCGAAAAGGGCGGTGTGCTGATTCTCGATGAGCCCACCTCGGGCCTGCACCTCGCCGACGTCGAACAGCTGCTTGACTTGCTGGACCGGCTCGTGGACTCCGGGAAGTCTGTCATCGTTATCGAGCACCACCAGGCGGTCATGACGCATGCCGACTGGATCATCGATCTCGGCCCGGGCGCGGGTCACGACGGCGGCCGGATCGTTTTTGAGGGCACGCCCGCCGATCTCGTCGCCGCCCGCTCAACCCTTACAGGCCAGCACCTGGCGGCCTACGTGGGCGGGTGA